From Desulfovibrio aminophilus, a single genomic window includes:
- a CDS encoding alpha-ketoacid dehydrogenase subunit beta — MAVKSMGQAVAEALGLALEMDANVFLAGEGVGASIHVNPHLPTFGLLERFGPERVRDTPVSEAAIAGLAVGASCMGLKPVVEVMFFPFITLASDMIVNHAAKLRYLSGGLSNFPLTVRVKSGAFSAGCQHSHYLEAWLAHVPGLKVAYPSTPADAKGLLLSAIFDPDPVVVIEEMPLYWSIHAEAPEGDQRVPLGKARIARLGADATLATYGGAVHVALKAAEMLAEEGLSLEVVDLRSLLPLDTATVLASVRRTGRFLALHDATRFCGFGAELVATVAEACHGELKAPPRRVAAPDIPVPFTPPQEAFYKPSAEAVARAVRELVRG; from the coding sequence ATGGCCGTGAAGAGCATGGGACAGGCCGTGGCCGAGGCCCTGGGCCTGGCCCTGGAGATGGACGCGAACGTGTTTCTGGCGGGCGAGGGCGTCGGCGCCTCCATCCACGTCAACCCGCACCTGCCGACCTTCGGGCTGCTGGAGCGCTTCGGCCCGGAGCGGGTGCGCGACACGCCGGTGAGCGAGGCCGCCATCGCCGGGCTGGCCGTGGGCGCGAGCTGCATGGGCCTCAAGCCCGTGGTGGAGGTGATGTTCTTCCCCTTCATCACCCTGGCCTCGGACATGATCGTGAACCACGCGGCCAAGCTGCGCTACCTGAGCGGCGGGCTGTCGAACTTCCCGCTCACCGTGCGGGTCAAGTCCGGCGCGTTCTCGGCTGGCTGCCAGCACTCGCACTACCTGGAGGCCTGGCTGGCCCACGTGCCCGGGCTGAAGGTCGCCTATCCCTCCACCCCGGCGGACGCCAAGGGCCTGCTCCTCTCGGCCATCTTCGACCCCGACCCCGTGGTGGTGATCGAGGAGATGCCGCTCTACTGGAGCATCCACGCCGAGGCGCCCGAGGGCGACCAGCGCGTGCCCCTGGGCAAGGCCCGCATCGCCCGGCTGGGCGCGGACGCCACCCTGGCGACCTATGGCGGGGCGGTGCACGTGGCGCTCAAGGCCGCCGAGATGCTGGCCGAGGAGGGGCTGTCCCTGGAGGTCGTGGACCTGCGCAGCCTGCTGCCCCTGGACACGGCCACGGTGCTGGCCTCGGTGCGCCGGACCGGCCGGTTCCTGGCCCTGCACGACGCCACGCGTTTCTGCGGCTTCGGCGCGGAGCTGGTGGCCACGGTGGCCGAGGCCTGCCACGGCGAACTGAAGGCCCCGCCGCGCCGCGTCGCGGCCCCGGACATCCCGGTGCCCTTCACCCCGCCGCAGGAGGCCTTCTACAAGCCCTCGGCCGAGGCCGTGGCCCGGGCCGTGCGCGAGCTGGTGCGGGGGTAG